Proteins encoded within one genomic window of Candidatus Dependentiae bacterium:
- a CDS encoding ankyrin repeat domain-containing protein: MKKYGIFLSFVIHFTTALLAMRQHNQTPADPRVYLPLQGHHHVTSLAPALAHVTGYQPVMDNSGNRKLLGFHYYQPQAIQTIQGLTLVKVSDKLWVLTNGDIQNFHVGYVIYNGHYYQEPKTFFPTSWTPDQLTNYIVETVTNCFNRDTILEPFDIQAGKTPYSFSTYKFKLIGLAANDLNLIVVVKLIPAIASSMQIVTIYPEVYACGKPISLLTLEKIALQQKAATQRNQAGLTANHQQQTLQNTSNSNGSGSQKSPLELAAQSGDWQLISRLLEELEEDANFYEISNNREQALFCALSRNDFYSTLSLLNKKTINNPNKDGVTPLIYTLTRQAPSIEILELLLGYGSADANMSDRYRLTPLMHALRLAHQSNDMLQLAIAITQLLLEHKADPNTQDSNGNNALCYAIDYLQDKAEPFIKILLKAHADPTPTNNKGDSALSLAQKRNLPKIAALLQKHVYKKSTWLNKHKATELMYACYKGDIKKVAKLLANQALVNTPDAFGHTALYLSCIHNHLEVIELLLAAGAHTYHCINSNTIYELVQATKEIKQEIKDAVKKAYLHQMAPLLEKKQQQQKVAQEQKAAILQEFKHELATNHLSQETLTALQPYVNGIINTQGETPFLYAIKAQKNVVIEQLLHIQLSETNIENALIHAYSTQDKLLLELLIKSKKPTTPQLHSLWNKAQEQNNYLVLDLLATMLPAFRLGKIIDALRTGNKNLLEQLLISRPSLSNQDASLCLFKALELNESSLLEFIIKLYPQTLTSTNHLGQTPLIAAAFEDKPALFEILYNAQPNGDLKLALLKQLRASKIPKRIFERVKQLITIEEGLYHAHQLEQKSKVERGALEAQGYTSLMLSVYFEDNADSTNIQEINAQASNTDTTPLMLSTRHPKNNALLKLLSLPNIDIHAQDSNGKTALTHAIEHGNTEAIYHIIKGGAFLIPTQASQTALKTSQAHTLFNEAFIIKLMPILIFNNDTEAVKFLLYNGFKCFAKDKEGKTALHHAIDFNRTEIALLLLDTGLPLDVQGKNKLTPLEYANKIKAPTNLQHILHCYQTASAIHTDISLNDTNNRYLSRRALAFIYAATCGYDDVVTLLLSDGFNDDIALTTAFFTATDSNRISVLALLLKHAVDINFANTQGITTLMIAAEQGYIDCTKFLLKHGANPNIPNEIGTTALLIAAQKGYTEIVELLLNAPSVDPNVQDQHAETALIKACTLGYSSIVKLLLEKKANLNLQDKFGNTPLIMVLDKGFIPIARALLEAGAKPDIQNEIGSTALLIATEKGHTDIVKLLLNAPDVDPNVQDKHGETALIKACALAHTGIARALLEAGAKLDVQTKIGTTALLLAAVKGNTEIVELLLNVPDVDPNVQDQNGQAILIQACTLGYSGIVKLLLEKKANLNLQDKFGNTPLIMALDKGFIPIARALLEAGANPDIQNEIGSTALLIATEKGHTDIIKLLLNAPDVDPNVQDIHTETPLMKACALGHTSIVRALLEAGAKLDVQTKIGSTALLVAAVKGNTEIVELLLNVPDVDPNVQDQNGQAILIQACTLGYSGIVKLLL, encoded by the coding sequence ATGAAAAAATATGGTATTTTTTTATCTTTTGTCATTCATTTTACCACAGCTCTCTTAGCTATGAGACAACATAATCAAACACCTGCAGATCCTAGAGTGTATCTACCATTACAGGGACATCATCATGTAACGTCTTTAGCACCGGCACTTGCTCATGTTACTGGTTATCAACCGGTTATGGATAACTCGGGTAATCGTAAGCTATTGGGCTTTCATTATTACCAACCACAAGCAATTCAAACCATTCAGGGTTTAACACTTGTTAAAGTGTCTGATAAGTTATGGGTACTAACTAATGGCGATATACAAAACTTTCACGTTGGGTATGTTATTTACAACGGCCACTATTACCAAGAGCCTAAAACATTCTTTCCAACAAGCTGGACACCAGATCAATTAACAAACTATATAGTAGAAACAGTAACCAACTGTTTTAATCGGGATACTATTTTAGAGCCTTTTGATATCCAAGCTGGCAAAACACCGTACAGCTTCAGTACTTATAAGTTTAAACTTATAGGGCTTGCAGCAAATGACCTTAACTTAATTGTTGTTGTTAAACTTATCCCAGCCATTGCTAGTAGTATGCAGATAGTAACTATCTATCCGGAAGTATATGCTTGCGGCAAGCCCATTAGCCTTCTAACTCTTGAAAAAATAGCTCTACAACAAAAAGCTGCTACACAAAGAAATCAAGCTGGATTAACTGCAAACCACCAGCAGCAAACTTTACAAAATACTAGTAATTCTAATGGCTCAGGCTCTCAAAAATCACCCTTAGAGCTGGCAGCCCAGAGTGGCGACTGGCAATTAATAAGCAGATTGCTTGAAGAACTTGAAGAAGATGCTAATTTTTATGAAATTAGCAACAACAGAGAACAAGCTCTTTTTTGTGCGTTAAGCCGCAATGATTTTTACTCTACGCTTAGCCTACTTAATAAAAAAACTATTAATAACCCAAATAAAGATGGGGTAACTCCTCTTATTTATACTTTAACACGGCAAGCTCCGTCTATTGAAATACTTGAGCTGTTGCTTGGCTATGGATCAGCTGATGCTAATATGTCAGACCGGTATAGGTTAACACCACTAATGCATGCTTTACGACTAGCCCATCAATCAAACGATATGCTTCAATTAGCTATAGCAATCACTCAGTTACTGCTTGAGCATAAAGCAGATCCCAATACACAAGACAGCAATGGCAACAATGCTCTTTGTTATGCAATTGATTACCTACAAGATAAAGCTGAACCTTTTATTAAGATTCTCCTTAAAGCTCATGCAGATCCTACACCGACCAATAACAAAGGCGACAGTGCGCTCTCTCTTGCCCAGAAACGCAATCTCCCTAAAATCGCTGCTCTACTGCAAAAACATGTATATAAAAAAAGCACCTGGCTTAATAAACATAAAGCAACAGAGCTTATGTACGCTTGCTATAAGGGTGACATAAAAAAAGTTGCAAAATTACTTGCCAATCAAGCATTGGTAAATACCCCTGATGCTTTTGGACATACGGCCCTTTATTTATCATGTATACATAATCATTTAGAAGTTATAGAACTGCTACTTGCTGCTGGAGCTCACACCTATCATTGCATAAATAGCAACACTATTTATGAACTTGTACAAGCTACTAAAGAAATAAAACAAGAGATAAAAGATGCTGTAAAAAAGGCTTACTTGCACCAAATGGCACCATTACTTGAGAAAAAGCAACAACAACAAAAAGTTGCTCAAGAACAAAAAGCTGCTATATTACAAGAGTTTAAACACGAGCTTGCAACAAATCATTTAAGCCAAGAAACACTTACTGCACTACAGCCCTATGTTAATGGCATTATTAATACTCAAGGTGAAACGCCTTTTTTATATGCTATTAAAGCTCAAAAAAATGTAGTTATCGAGCAGCTATTACATATCCAACTCTCTGAAACAAATATTGAGAACGCTCTTATTCATGCCTATAGTACACAAGACAAACTCTTGCTTGAGCTGTTAATTAAAAGTAAAAAACCAACAACACCACAGCTCCACTCTTTATGGAATAAGGCCCAAGAGCAGAATAATTATCTTGTTTTGGATCTTTTAGCTACCATGCTTCCTGCATTTAGATTAGGCAAAATAATAGATGCTTTAAGAACAGGCAATAAAAACTTGTTAGAGCAACTACTTATCAGTAGACCATCATTAAGTAATCAGGATGCTAGCTTATGCCTCTTTAAAGCATTAGAACTAAACGAAAGTTCGCTGCTTGAATTTATAATTAAGCTTTACCCCCAAACATTAACAAGCACTAATCACTTAGGACAAACACCCCTTATAGCTGCTGCTTTTGAAGATAAACCAGCACTCTTTGAAATACTCTATAATGCTCAGCCTAATGGTGATTTAAAACTTGCTCTACTTAAACAGCTACGTGCATCTAAAATACCTAAGAGAATATTTGAGAGAGTAAAGCAGCTTATTACCATTGAAGAAGGTCTCTACCATGCACATCAACTAGAGCAAAAAAGCAAAGTAGAAAGAGGTGCATTAGAAGCTCAAGGGTACACCTCTCTTATGCTCTCAGTTTACTTTGAAGATAATGCAGATTCTACTAATATCCAAGAGATTAATGCTCAAGCCTCTAACACGGACACTACACCACTTATGCTCTCTACACGTCATCCAAAAAACAATGCCCTTTTAAAATTATTAAGTTTGCCAAACATAGATATCCATGCTCAAGATAGCAATGGCAAAACAGCATTAACACATGCTATCGAACACGGCAATACTGAAGCTATTTATCATATTATAAAAGGTGGAGCATTTTTAATACCTACTCAAGCTAGTCAAACAGCACTAAAAACTTCTCAAGCTCATACTCTTTTTAACGAAGCTTTTATTATTAAATTAATGCCGATTTTGATATTCAATAATGATACTGAGGCAGTAAAATTTCTTCTCTATAACGGTTTTAAATGCTTTGCTAAAGATAAAGAGGGCAAAACTGCTTTACATCATGCTATTGATTTTAATCGAACTGAAATAGCATTGCTACTTCTTGATACTGGACTACCTCTTGATGTTCAAGGGAAAAACAAATTAACGCCTTTAGAATATGCAAACAAAATTAAGGCACCAACAAACCTACAACATATCCTGCATTGCTACCAAACCGCTTCAGCTATCCATACAGACATTTCTTTAAATGATACCAATAACCGTTATCTTTCTAGAAGAGCCTTAGCTTTTATATATGCAGCAACTTGTGGGTACGACGATGTAGTTACATTATTATTATCAGATGGCTTTAATGATGATATAGCTCTTACAACAGCATTTTTTACAGCAACAGATTCCAATAGAATATCCGTATTAGCTCTACTACTAAAGCATGCGGTTGATATTAATTTTGCTAATACACAAGGGATTACAACTCTTATGATAGCAGCAGAGCAAGGCTACATAGATTGCACCAAATTCCTCCTAAAGCATGGAGCAAACCCAAACATACCAAACGAAATAGGTACCACTGCTTTATTGATAGCTGCACAAAAAGGATATACAGAGATTGTAGAGTTACTTCTTAATGCACCTAGTGTAGATCCTAATGTGCAAGATCAACATGCAGAAACAGCTCTTATAAAGGCTTGCACCTTAGGTTATAGCAGCATTGTAAAATTATTACTTGAAAAAAAGGCTAATCTTAACTTACAAGATAAATTTGGCAATACACCTTTAATAATGGTATTAGATAAAGGATTCATACCAATTGCAAGGGCTTTACTTGAAGCTGGAGCAAAACCAGACATACAAAACGAAATTGGAAGTACTGCTTTATTGATAGCTACTGAAAAAGGCCATACTGATATTGTAAAGCTTCTTCTTAACGCACCTGATGTAGATCCTAATGTACAAGATAAACATGGAGAAACAGCTCTTATCAAAGCTTGTGCCCTAGCTCACACTGGTATTGCAAGAGCTTTACTTGAAGCTGGAGCAAAACTGGATGTACAAACCAAAATTGGAACTACTGCCTTATTGTTAGCTGCAGTCAAAGGCAATACAGAGATTGTAGAGTTACTTCTTAATGTACCGGATGTAGATCCTAATGTACAAGATCAAAATGGCCAGGCAATTCTTATACAGGCTTGCACCTTAGGTTATAGCGGCATTGTAAAATTATTACTTGAAAAAAAGGCTAATCTTAACTTACAAGATAAATTTGGCAATACACCTTTAATAATGGCATTAGATAAAGGATTCATACCAATTGCAAGGGCTTTACTTGAAGCTGGAGCAAACCCAGACATACAAAACGAAATTGGAAGTACTGCTTTATTGATAGCTACTGAAAAAGGCCATACTGATATTATAAAGCTTCTTCTTAACGCACCTGATGTAGATCCTAATGTACAAGACATACATACAGAAACACCCCTTATGAAAGCGTGTGCCCTAGGCCATACTAGCATTGTAAGAGCCTTACTTGAAGCTGGAGCAAAACTGGATGTACAAACCAAAATTGGAAGTACTGCTTTATTGGTAGCTGCAGTCAAAGGCAACACAGAGATTGTAGAGTTACTTCTTAATGTACCGGATGTAGATCCTAATGTACAAGATCAAAATGGCCAGGCAATTCTTATACAGGCTTGCACCTTAGGTTATAGCGGCATTGTAAAATTATTACTTG
- a CDS encoding ankyrin repeat domain-containing protein, whose translation MKRHLFIVLLSISSQVFSMYSKNWWDPIDNEVHSSSGRAHANKPENRALWDEILKILNNPTVTDFSKLEKILDESGADINARDWLGHFTPILFAVGENNEPLTKFLLKRKPQLNTVDFKFTYTPLHWAIIKDNKNIVKMLLKAGADVNLPSSAGKTALEVAQKENNPEIINMIQEYMEYAQNKPQIKQDTEKYVMDVLGYAGSGEGQAMPELPLDVKNIILGYTITG comes from the coding sequence ATGAAAAGACATTTATTTATAGTATTACTAAGTATAAGTAGCCAAGTGTTTAGTATGTATAGTAAAAATTGGTGGGACCCTATAGATAACGAAGTACACAGTAGTTCTGGCAGAGCTCATGCTAATAAGCCAGAAAATAGAGCGCTATGGGATGAGATATTAAAAATATTAAACAATCCTACAGTCACTGATTTTAGTAAGTTAGAGAAGATATTAGATGAGTCTGGTGCAGATATTAATGCAAGAGACTGGCTGGGACATTTTACGCCTATTCTTTTTGCAGTCGGAGAAAATAATGAGCCTTTGACAAAGTTTCTTCTAAAAAGAAAACCTCAGCTTAACACTGTAGACTTCAAGTTTACCTATACACCGTTGCATTGGGCCATCATAAAAGATAATAAAAATATTGTTAAAATGCTCTTAAAAGCAGGAGCAGATGTTAATTTACCTAGTAGTGCTGGAAAAACAGCATTAGAAGTTGCCCAAAAGGAAAACAACCCTGAGATTATTAACATGATACAAGAATATATGGAATACGCTCAAAATAAGCCTCAAATTAAACAAGATACAGAAAAGTATGTAATGGATGTACTTGGTTATGCTGGTTCAGGTGAAGGTCAAGCAATGCCAGAATTACCGTTAGATGTAAAAAACATTATTCTTGGCTACACAATAACTGGGTGA
- a CDS encoding ankyrin repeat domain-containing protein, translated as MKISSALLSLVIQFNLAVLCMDAPNQTSINPVVYLPVQGHHHVTSLRSVLTHVTGYQPVIDSSGNHKLLGFHHYQPQKMRNANGLTLVEVSDKLWVLTNGDIKDFHVGYVIYNGHYYHEPKTFFPITWPADKLTNYIVEMITNYFNWDTILEPFDIQAGKTPYSFSTYKFKLKGLAAHEPNLIVVVKLIPAIASSMHIVTIYPEVLACGKPISPLTLEKVALQQKTTIQKKQDSATQHQQSLHNASNSNGSGSQRSPLEQAAQSGDWQLISTLLKEDANFYEISNNREQALFCAISCNDFYSTLSLLNKKTINTPNKEGVTPLIYALTRQAPSIEILELLLSYGSADANMSDRYKLTPLMHALRLAYQSNDMLQLAIAITQLLLDYKADPNKQDSNGNNALCYAIVYLQDKAEPFIKILLKAHADPTAANNKGDTALSIVQKRNFPNITALLQKHIHKKNTWLNERKATELMYASYRGNIQKVSKLLAEKALIHAADTDGHTALYLACIRNHLEVIELLLAAGADTCCVIDGHTLYELVQTHKEIKQEIKDVLQKAYAHQIAPLLEQQQQKRKAAQEKKATVLQQFKQELSTDSLSQETLTALQPYVNSIINTQGETPFTHAIKAQKYAVIQQLLNLQLSETNIDNAFTKAYTMHESVLLELLINSKKLTTPQLHSLWNKAQEQANYLILDLIATMLPDFRLGKILDALTTSNKNVLEQLLFSRPQLSDQHASLCLFKALELNESSLLEFIIKLYPQTLTSTNHLGQTPVIAAAFEDRTALFEILYNAQPDGDLKLALLNQLRTSKLPRRIFDRVVQLISIEEALGDAHQLEQKNKAERVSLEAQGYTSLMLSVYFKDVVDSTDSQKINAQVSKTGITPLMLSTRHLKNTALLKLLSMPNIDIHAQDSTGKTALTHAIEHGNTDAIYHLTKGGAFLIPTHASQTALKNPQAHTLFNEAFIVELMPILIRHNDIEAVRFLLTNRFTCFAKDKEGKTALHYAIDFNQTEIVLLLLDAGIPLDGKDKNKLTALEYASKIKATTMHNLLLCYQTDPITVNTELNDWLKHPTNNYFIEQMSNRRVLAFIAAAIGGYDDVITLLLSTGFNDSMTTLKTAFFEAMHYNKISTLALLLEHGVDINSASNSQNITGLMIAAYKGHIDCINFLIKHGAKVECRNTEGQNALDFALEGLQLPAALLLLEHGMELNYNPTLHDACLQKAAYDGNTKLVELLLKKGVNPHVTTGGTFPLLAASEKGHTDMVELLLNVPGVNPNAQDKAGQTALIYACNLGHNSIVKLLIEKKANLNLQDKLGFSPLIVAIEKGFIPIVAVLVAAGANLNVQNDIGITALWLAAYKGYTEIVELLLNPSSVDSNTPDQHGDKALTKACVFDHNNTVKLLLARKANPNLSDKFGNTPLMIASDKGLMPIAKVLLEAGANPNIQTKSGTTALLLAALKGHTEMVRFLLNAGADTNLKDENNETALIKAVANGHIEIVKLLLATKSDLQTQFESLKNALKAAKHKEIKQLLIAAIAQWQKSNK; from the coding sequence ATGAAAATATCTAGTGCCCTTTTATCTCTTGTCATTCAATTTAACCTAGCTGTCTTATGCATGGACGCACCAAATCAAACATCTATCAATCCAGTGGTGTACCTACCAGTACAAGGACATCATCATGTAACGTCTCTGAGATCTGTACTTACTCATGTGACTGGTTACCAACCAGTTATCGACAGCTCCGGCAATCACAAACTATTAGGGTTTCACCATTATCAGCCACAAAAAATGAGAAACGCTAATGGTTTAACGCTTGTTGAGGTATCTGATAAGTTATGGGTACTAACCAATGGCGATATAAAAGACTTTCATGTTGGTTATGTAATTTACAACGGTCACTATTATCACGAGCCTAAAACCTTCTTTCCAATAACTTGGCCGGCAGATAAATTAACAAACTATATAGTAGAAATGATAACCAACTATTTTAATTGGGATACTATTCTAGAGCCTTTTGATATCCAAGCAGGCAAAACACCGTACAGCTTCAGTACTTATAAGTTTAAGCTTAAAGGGCTTGCAGCACATGAGCCTAACTTAATTGTTGTTGTCAAACTTATCCCAGCCATTGCTAGTAGCATGCACATAGTAACTATCTATCCAGAGGTACTAGCTTGTGGTAAGCCTATCAGCCCTCTAACTCTTGAAAAAGTGGCCTTACAACAAAAGACTACTATACAAAAAAAACAAGATTCTGCAACACAACATCAGCAATCCTTGCATAACGCTAGTAATTCTAATGGCTCAGGCTCCCAAAGATCACCCTTAGAACAAGCAGCCCAAAGTGGCGATTGGCAATTAATAAGCACCTTGCTTAAAGAAGATGCTAATTTTTATGAAATTAGTAACAACAGAGAACAAGCTCTTTTTTGTGCAATAAGCTGCAATGATTTTTATTCTACCCTGAGTCTGCTTAATAAAAAGACAATTAATACTCCTAATAAAGAAGGGGTAACTCCTCTTATTTATGCTTTAACACGACAAGCTCCCTCTATTGAGATACTTGAGCTGTTGCTTAGCTATGGTTCTGCTGACGCTAATATGTCAGACAGGTATAAGTTAACACCACTCATGCATGCTTTACGACTAGCGTACCAATCAAACGATATGCTTCAATTAGCTATAGCAATTACGCAGTTACTGCTCGATTACAAAGCAGATCCAAACAAACAAGACAGCAATGGCAACAATGCTCTTTGTTATGCAATTGTGTATCTACAAGATAAAGCTGAACCTTTTATTAAGATTCTCCTTAAAGCTCATGCAGATCCTACAGCGGCCAATAACAAAGGTGATACTGCACTCTCTATTGTTCAGAAACGCAATTTCCCTAACATTACAGCTCTACTACAAAAACATATACATAAAAAAAATACCTGGCTTAATGAACGTAAAGCAACAGAACTTATGTATGCTTCTTATAGGGGCAACATACAAAAGGTTTCAAAACTACTTGCTGAGAAAGCACTCATACATGCTGCTGACACTGATGGACATACTGCACTTTATTTAGCATGTATACGTAATCATTTAGAAGTTATAGAACTGTTACTTGCTGCTGGAGCTGATACCTGTTGTGTCATAGATGGTCATACTCTTTATGAGCTTGTACAAACTCATAAAGAAATAAAACAAGAAATAAAAGATGTTTTACAAAAAGCTTACGCGCATCAGATAGCACCATTACTTGAACAACAGCAACAAAAACGTAAAGCTGCTCAAGAAAAAAAAGCTACTGTATTACAACAGTTTAAACAAGAGCTTTCAACAGATAGCTTAAGCCAAGAGACACTTACTGCACTACAGCCCTATGTTAATAGTATTATTAATACTCAAGGTGAAACACCCTTTACCCATGCTATTAAAGCTCAAAAGTATGCAGTTATTCAGCAGCTATTAAATCTGCAACTCTCTGAGACAAATATAGACAATGCCTTTACCAAAGCCTATACCATGCACGAAAGCGTGTTACTTGAACTGTTAATTAATAGTAAAAAACTAACAACACCCCAGCTCCATTCTTTATGGAATAAGGCTCAAGAACAGGCTAATTACCTCATTTTAGATCTTATAGCTACCATGCTACCCGATTTTAGATTAGGCAAAATACTAGATGCTTTAACAACAAGCAATAAAAACGTGTTAGAGCAATTGCTTTTCAGCAGACCGCAATTAAGTGACCAACATGCTAGCTTATGCCTCTTTAAAGCATTAGAACTAAACGAAAGTTCGCTGCTTGAATTTATAATTAAGCTTTACCCCCAAACATTAACAAGCACTAATCACTTGGGACAAACGCCCGTTATAGCTGCTGCTTTTGAAGATAGAACAGCACTTTTTGAAATACTCTATAATGCTCAACCTGATGGTGATTTAAAACTTGCCCTACTCAACCAGCTCCGTACATCTAAATTACCTAGAAGAATATTTGACAGAGTAGTTCAACTTATTTCTATTGAAGAAGCATTAGGTGATGCACATCAACTAGAACAAAAAAACAAAGCAGAAAGAGTTTCATTAGAAGCTCAAGGCTACACTTCTCTTATGCTCTCAGTTTATTTTAAGGACGTCGTAGACTCTACTGACAGTCAAAAAATTAATGCTCAAGTATCTAAAACTGGTATTACCCCACTTATGCTCTCTACGCGTCATCTAAAAAACACCGCACTTTTAAAACTATTAAGTATGCCAAATATAGATATCCATGCTCAAGATAGCACTGGCAAAACAGCATTAACACATGCTATAGAGCACGGCAATACTGATGCTATCTACCATCTTACAAAAGGTGGAGCATTTTTAATACCTACTCACGCTAGTCAAACAGCACTAAAAAACCCTCAAGCTCATACTCTTTTTAACGAAGCTTTTATTGTTGAACTAATGCCGATTTTAATACGCCATAATGATATTGAGGCCGTAAGATTTCTTCTTACTAATCGCTTTACATGCTTTGCTAAAGATAAAGAGGGTAAAACTGCTTTACATTATGCAATTGATTTTAATCAAACTGAAATAGTACTGTTACTTCTTGATGCTGGAATACCTCTGGATGGTAAAGATAAAAACAAGCTAACGGCTCTAGAGTATGCAAGTAAAATTAAAGCAACAACTATGCATAACCTTCTGCTTTGCTACCAAACTGATCCAATTACCGTAAATACTGAGCTTAATGATTGGTTAAAACATCCCACCAATAACTATTTTATAGAGCAGATGAGCAATAGACGAGTTTTAGCGTTTATAGCTGCCGCTATTGGTGGATATGATGATGTAATTACATTACTATTATCAACTGGATTTAATGATAGTATGACTACTCTTAAAACAGCATTCTTTGAAGCAATGCATTACAATAAAATATCAACATTAGCTTTGCTATTAGAACACGGAGTTGATATTAACTCTGCTAGTAATTCACAAAACATTACAGGCCTTATGATAGCAGCATACAAAGGTCATATAGACTGCATCAATTTTCTAATAAAACATGGAGCAAAAGTTGAATGTAGAAATACCGAAGGGCAAAATGCTTTAGATTTTGCGTTAGAAGGTTTACAACTGCCTGCAGCTCTCTTACTTTTAGAACATGGCATGGAGTTAAATTATAATCCCACACTCCATGACGCATGCTTACAAAAAGCAGCCTACGATGGAAACACAAAGCTTGTCGAACTTTTGCTTAAAAAAGGTGTTAATCCTCATGTGACAACAGGTGGCACATTTCCCTTGCTAGCTGCTAGTGAAAAAGGCCATACCGATATGGTAGAATTGCTTCTTAACGTACCTGGTGTAAATCCTAATGCACAAGATAAAGCTGGCCAGACAGCTCTTATATACGCTTGTAATTTGGGTCACAACAGCATTGTAAAGTTATTAATTGAAAAAAAAGCTAATCTTAACTTACAAGATAAATTGGGCTTTTCACCTTTAATAGTAGCAATAGAAAAAGGCTTCATACCAATTGTAGCAGTTTTAGTTGCAGCTGGAGCAAACCTAAACGTACAAAACGACATTGGAATTACTGCTTTATGGTTAGCTGCCTACAAAGGTTACACAGAGATTGTAGAGCTTCTTCTTAACCCATCTAGTGTAGACTCTAATACACCAGACCAGCATGGCGATAAAGCTCTTACAAAGGCTTGTGTCTTTGATCATAACAACACTGTAAAATTATTACTTGCAAGAAAAGCTAATCCTAATTTATCAGATAAATTTGGCAATACACCTTTAATGATAGCATCAGACAAAGGATTGATGCCAATTGCAAAAGTCTTACTTGAAGCTGGAGCAAACCCAAACATACAAACTAAAAGCGGAACTACTGCCTTATTGTTAGCCGCGCTCAAAGGCCATACCGAGATGGTAAGATTTCTTCTTAACGCTGGAGCAGATACCAACTTAAAAGATGAAAATAATGAGACTGCTCTTATAAAAGCTGTAGCTAACGGCCACATTGAAATTGTTAAGCTCTTACTTGCTACAAAATCGGATCTTCAAACACAATTTGAAAGCCTTAAAAATGCCTTAAAAGCAGCTAAGCACAAAGAAATTAAACAATTACTAATTGCCGCTATTGCCCAGTGGCAAAAGAGCAATAAATAA
- a CDS encoding ankyrin repeat domain-containing protein — FGNTPLIMALDKGFIPIARALLEAGANPDIQNEIGSTALLIAAGKGHTDIANLLLKVPVNPNIQDIHTETPLMKACALGHTSIVRALLEAGAKPDIQNKIGTTALLIATEKGHTEIAELLLNVSLDPNLQDKHGETALMKACALGHTSILRALLKAGANPNIQNGSGTTALLLAVCKGYTEMVNLLLNAGVDTNLKDTSNETALMKAVANGHIEIVKLLLITEWDSQTQFESLKTALKAATFYKRPEIKQLLIAAIAQCQKSYKNNVQK; from the coding sequence ATTTGGCAATACACCTTTAATAATGGCATTAGATAAAGGATTCATACCAATTGCAAGGGCTTTACTTGAAGCTGGAGCAAACCCAGACATACAAAACGAAATTGGAAGTACTGCTTTATTGATAGCTGCTGGAAAAGGCCATACTGATATTGCAAACCTACTTCTTAAGGTACCTGTCAATCCTAATATACAAGACATACATACAGAAACACCCCTTATGAAAGCGTGTGCCCTAGGCCATACTAGCATTGTAAGAGCCTTACTTGAAGCTGGAGCAAAACCAGATATACAAAACAAAATTGGAACTACTGCTTTATTGATAGCTACTGAAAAAGGCCATACAGAGATTGCAGAGCTCCTGCTTAATGTATCTTTAGATCCTAATTTACAAGATAAACATGGAGAAACAGCTCTTATGAAAGCGTGTGCCCTGGGCCATACTAGCATTTTAAGAGCTTTACTTAAAGCTGGAGCAAACCCCAACATACAAAATGGAAGTGGAACCACTGCCTTATTGTTAGCCGTGTGCAAAGGTTATACCGAGATGGTAAACCTTCTTCTTAACGCTGGAGTAGATACCAACTTAAAAGATACAAGTAATGAGACAGCTCTTATGAAAGCTGTAGCTAACGGCCACATTGAAATTGTTAAGCTCTTACTTATTACAGAATGGGATTCTCAAACACAATTTGAAAGTCTTAAGACTGCCTTAAAAGCAGCTACATTTTATAAGCGCCCAGAAATTAAACAATTACTAATTGCCGCTATTGCCCAATGTCAAAAGAGCTATAAAAATAATGTTCAAAAATAA